One part of the Vogesella sp. LIG4 genome encodes these proteins:
- a CDS encoding Lrp/AsnC family transcriptional regulator, translating into MRGIELDRYDYQILEALQKDARATHQKLAQEVPLSASQIGRRIQRLEEAGIIQGYHIALRPDLLDLSVTAFANVSLERHGEASIREFAAAISDLPEVLECYAVAGEADYWLRIVVQDLPSLSRFVMNKLMTLSLVRSVKSTVALEPIKHTTRLPLQPPAR; encoded by the coding sequence ATGCGCGGAATCGAGCTTGATCGTTACGACTACCAGATTCTGGAGGCGCTGCAGAAGGACGCGCGCGCCACGCATCAGAAGCTGGCGCAGGAGGTGCCGCTGTCGGCATCGCAGATCGGCCGCCGCATCCAGCGGCTGGAAGAGGCCGGCATCATCCAGGGCTACCACATCGCGCTGCGGCCCGACCTGCTGGACCTGTCGGTAACCGCCTTCGCCAATGTCAGCCTGGAGCGCCACGGCGAGGCATCGATACGCGAGTTCGCCGCCGCCATCAGCGACCTGCCGGAGGTGCTGGAGTGCTACGCGGTGGCCGGCGAGGCGGATTACTGGCTGCGCATCGTGGTGCAGGACCTGCCCTCGCTGTCGCGCTTCGTGATGAACAAGCTGATGACGCTGTCGCTGGTGCGCAGCGTGAAATCCACCGTGGCGCTGGAGCCGATCAAGCACACCACCCGCCTGCCGCTGCAGCCTCCGGCGCGCTGA